A region of Thermobifida halotolerans DNA encodes the following proteins:
- a CDS encoding ROK family glucokinase: protein MRLTIGVDIGGTKVAAGVVDVDGRILEKVKHPTPADGDALADVVCDIVEELAARHPRGAIGGVGVGMAGFVDENRSTVIFAPNLDLCGEPLRDRIRRRIDLPVVIENDANAAAWGEVRFGAGRGVDHVVCVTLGTGIGGGIIVNGQLFRGRYGAGAEIGHYRVVADGRPCGCGNRGCWEKYASGRALVAEARTLARTAPAHAERLLKLAGGDPDLIQGHHITQAALDGDAAALECFATIGDWVGQGLADLAAILDPERFVIGGGVCEAGEILLRPIRESFARHVTGRDVRPLADIRVAELGSAAGIVGAGDLVRL from the coding sequence ATGCGGTTGACGATCGGCGTGGACATCGGTGGCACCAAGGTGGCCGCCGGCGTTGTCGATGTTGACGGCCGGATCCTGGAGAAGGTCAAACACCCCACTCCCGCCGACGGTGACGCCCTCGCCGACGTGGTCTGCGACATCGTCGAGGAACTGGCGGCGCGCCACCCCCGGGGCGCCATCGGCGGGGTCGGGGTGGGCATGGCCGGTTTCGTGGACGAGAACCGCTCCACCGTGATCTTCGCCCCCAACCTGGACCTGTGCGGCGAACCGCTGCGCGACCGCATCCGCCGCCGGATCGACCTGCCGGTCGTCATCGAGAACGACGCCAACGCCGCGGCCTGGGGCGAGGTCCGCTTCGGTGCGGGCCGCGGCGTCGACCACGTGGTCTGCGTGACTCTGGGCACCGGAATCGGCGGCGGCATCATCGTCAACGGCCAACTGTTCCGGGGGCGCTACGGCGCGGGAGCGGAGATCGGCCACTACCGCGTCGTCGCCGACGGCCGCCCCTGCGGGTGCGGCAACCGGGGCTGCTGGGAGAAGTACGCCAGCGGACGCGCGCTGGTGGCCGAGGCGCGCACCCTGGCGCGCACCGCGCCCGCCCACGCCGAACGGCTGCTCAAGCTCGCCGGCGGAGACCCCGACCTCATCCAGGGCCACCACATCACCCAGGCCGCCCTGGACGGCGACGCAGCGGCGCTGGAGTGCTTCGCCACCATCGGCGACTGGGTGGGGCAGGGCCTGGCCGACCTCGCCGCGATCCTCGACCCGGAGCGGTTCGTCATCGGCGGCGGGGTCTGTGAGGCCGGGGAGATCCTGCTCAGACCGATCCGCGAGTCCTTCGCGCGTCACGTCACCGGCCGTGACGTGCGTCCGCTCGCCGACATCCGCGTCGCCGAACTCGGCTCGGCGGCGGGCATCGTCGGAGCGGGCGACCTGGTCCGCCTCTGA
- a CDS encoding endonuclease/exonuclease/phosphatase family protein gives MTTVLRVLSYNIRSLRDDPAAVVRVIRSCRPDVVCLQEAPRLLGWRLGRWRLARRCGLRAAVRRRPGGLEILTGPGVTVERRRHRRLRRHPRLQLRALSTAVVRMAGRRAAVAVSHLDLCERARLEHAEQVLAFLERENAPVVLAVDVNEESHGPAWRLLADRLVDAGSGAGPTFPARRPRNRIDTVFVDPRLTVLAAGVPREPSAQDLAAASDHLPVLAEISLEE, from the coding sequence GTGACCACTGTGCTGCGCGTGCTGTCGTACAACATCCGATCACTGCGCGACGATCCCGCGGCCGTCGTGCGGGTCATCAGGTCCTGCCGCCCCGACGTGGTCTGCCTCCAGGAGGCGCCCCGGCTTCTGGGGTGGCGGCTCGGGCGCTGGCGGCTGGCCCGGCGCTGCGGACTGCGGGCGGCGGTGCGGCGCCGTCCGGGCGGACTGGAGATCCTCACCGGGCCCGGCGTCACCGTGGAGCGGCGCCGCCACCGGCGGCTGCGTCGCCACCCGCGGTTGCAACTGCGCGCCCTGTCGACGGCGGTCGTGCGGATGGCCGGGCGGCGCGCCGCCGTGGCGGTCAGCCACCTGGACCTGTGCGAGCGGGCGCGTCTGGAGCACGCGGAACAGGTCCTGGCGTTCCTGGAACGGGAGAACGCGCCGGTGGTGCTGGCGGTCGACGTCAACGAGGAGTCCCACGGTCCCGCCTGGCGGCTGCTGGCCGACCGCCTGGTGGACGCGGGAAGCGGCGCCGGACCGACGTTCCCGGCGCGCCGTCCGCGCAACCGTATCGACACGGTTTTCGTCGACCCGCGCCTGACCGTGCTGGCCGCGGGCGTTCCGCGGGAGCCGTCCGCCCAGGACCTGGCGGCGGCCAGCGACCACCTTCCGGTACTGGCCGAGATCTCCCTGGAGGAGTGA
- a CDS encoding molybdopterin-dependent oxidoreductase — translation MSERRLPPGQYVPSGWPAVHYGPVPRFRPQRWDLRVYGATAGAGQYRWDWTEFEELPRVDVVADFHCVTRFTITDVRWRGVAAATLVELAPPAEDATHVMVWAEYGYSANLRMDDFLRPDVLLATHRDGERLSPKHGHPVRLVVPHLYGWKSVKWVRAIEYLTVDRRGFWEERGYHNVADPWAEQRYSYQEEPGEGPPLD, via the coding sequence TTGTCTGAGCGACGGCTGCCACCAGGGCAGTATGTGCCGAGCGGATGGCCCGCCGTGCACTATGGCCCGGTGCCGCGGTTCCGCCCGCAGCGCTGGGACCTGCGGGTCTACGGTGCCACGGCGGGGGCGGGGCAGTACCGGTGGGACTGGACCGAGTTCGAGGAGTTGCCGCGCGTCGACGTGGTCGCGGACTTTCACTGCGTGACCAGGTTCACGATCACGGACGTCCGGTGGCGGGGGGTGGCCGCCGCCACCCTGGTGGAGCTCGCCCCGCCGGCCGAGGACGCGACCCACGTCATGGTCTGGGCCGAGTACGGCTACAGCGCGAACCTGCGCATGGACGACTTCCTCCGCCCCGACGTGCTGCTGGCCACCCACCGCGACGGGGAGCGACTGTCCCCCAAGCACGGACACCCGGTGCGTCTGGTGGTTCCGCACCTGTACGGCTGGAAGAGCGTGAAGTGGGTGCGCGCCATCGAGTACCTGACCGTCGACCGGCGCGGGTTCTGGGAGGAGCGCGGCTACCACAACGTCGCCGACCCGTGGGCCGAGCAGCGCTACTCCTACCAGGAGGAGCCCGGGGAGGGACCGCCCCTGGACTGA
- the aroF gene encoding 3-deoxy-7-phosphoheptulonate synthase translates to MVIVMAPDATSDNIDSIVDLVASAGGAAYVTRGVSRTIIGLVGDVQRFGSLDLSALPGVADVLRISTPYKLVSRENTTKRSVVRVAGVPIGGDHMTVIAGPCAVETPEQTLEAALMARRAGASLLRGGAYKPRTSPYAFQGLGEAGLKILADVRDETGLPIVTEVVDAGDVELVASYADMLQIGTRNMQNFALLQAAGEAGRPVLLKRGMSATIEEWLMAAEYIAQRGNLDIVLCERGIRTFEKATRNTLDISAVPVAQALSHLPVVVDPSHSGGKRDLVLPLSRAAVAVGADGIIVDVHPSPETALCDGPQALTGSDLDELAHLAATLPTLVGRTLTPAPQPAVLGV, encoded by the coding sequence ATGGTCATCGTCATGGCACCCGACGCCACTTCCGACAACATCGACTCAATCGTGGACCTCGTCGCCTCCGCGGGCGGTGCGGCCTATGTGACCCGGGGTGTGAGCCGGACCATCATCGGGCTTGTCGGCGATGTCCAGCGGTTCGGGAGCCTCGACCTGAGCGCCCTTCCGGGCGTCGCCGACGTACTGCGGATCTCCACCCCCTACAAGCTGGTCAGCAGGGAGAACACCACGAAGCGGTCGGTGGTGCGCGTGGCGGGCGTGCCGATCGGCGGCGACCACATGACGGTGATCGCCGGACCGTGCGCGGTGGAGACCCCCGAGCAGACCCTGGAGGCGGCGCTGATGGCCCGGCGCGCGGGCGCCTCCCTGCTGCGCGGTGGCGCCTACAAGCCGCGCACCTCCCCCTACGCCTTCCAGGGGCTGGGCGAGGCGGGCCTGAAGATCCTGGCGGACGTGCGCGACGAGACGGGCCTGCCGATCGTGACCGAGGTGGTGGACGCGGGCGACGTGGAACTGGTCGCCTCCTACGCGGACATGCTGCAGATCGGCACCCGCAACATGCAGAACTTCGCGCTGCTGCAGGCCGCGGGCGAGGCGGGCAGGCCCGTCCTGCTCAAGCGCGGCATGAGCGCCACCATCGAGGAGTGGCTGATGGCCGCCGAGTACATCGCCCAGCGCGGCAACCTGGACATCGTGCTGTGCGAACGCGGCATCCGCACCTTCGAGAAGGCCACGCGCAACACCCTGGACATCAGCGCGGTGCCGGTGGCGCAGGCGCTGTCGCACCTGCCGGTGGTCGTGGACCCGTCGCACTCGGGCGGCAAGCGCGACCTGGTGCTGCCGCTGTCGCGCGCGGCGGTCGCGGTGGGCGCCGACGGCATCATCGTGGACGTGCATCCGAGTCCGGAGACGGCGCTGTGCGACGGGCCGCAGGCGCTGACCGGCTCCGACCTGGACGAACTGGCGCACCTGGCGGCGACCCTGCCCACGCTGGTGGGCCGCACCCTGACCCCGGCCCCGCAGCCCGCCGTACTCGGCGTCTGA
- the thiI gene encoding tRNA uracil 4-sulfurtransferase ThiI codes for MSASLDSATVEARADGAVGTSAQELGELCVLMKLGEIVLKGSNRHLFERRLQNNIRAAAKGLPDFRISQRKGVIMLRMPDASDLDVAQLAERMRNVMGVVWVHLVRRVAKDLDTVTDVAVRSMADRSGSFAVRARRRDKRFPMTSSELAAHVGGAVKQAHPHLTVNLKRPDHAVQIEVDKDEVFVFTEGMPGQGGLPVGMSGRALVLMSGGIDSPVAAYRMMRRGLKVDFLHFSGMPFTGPESIYKAYSLVRQLDRFQGGSRLYVVPFGKAQQQIRNSGAERLQIVAQRRLMLKTAEALADRLHATALVTGDALGQVSSQTLTNITALDDAVDLPILRPLIGMDKSEIMDQARTIGTLAISELPDEDCCTMLTPRQVETAAKIADLRQIEKRLDVEEVAEHLATNVQMHRPSFLGEESAAV; via the coding sequence ATGTCCGCCTCGCTCGACTCCGCGACCGTCGAAGCGCGCGCGGACGGCGCGGTCGGGACATCCGCGCAGGAGCTGGGCGAGCTGTGCGTGCTCATGAAGCTCGGCGAGATCGTGCTCAAGGGCAGCAACCGGCACCTGTTCGAGCGCCGTCTGCAGAACAACATCCGCGCCGCCGCCAAGGGCCTGCCCGACTTCAGGATCTCCCAGCGCAAGGGCGTCATCATGCTGCGCATGCCCGACGCCTCCGACCTCGACGTGGCCCAGCTCGCCGAGCGCATGCGCAACGTGATGGGTGTCGTGTGGGTCCACCTGGTGCGCCGGGTCGCCAAGGACCTCGACACCGTCACCGACGTCGCGGTGCGCTCCATGGCCGACCGCTCCGGTTCCTTCGCGGTGCGGGCCCGCCGCCGCGACAAGCGCTTTCCGATGACCTCCTCCGAACTGGCCGCGCACGTGGGCGGCGCCGTCAAGCAGGCCCACCCGCACCTGACCGTCAACCTCAAGCGGCCCGACCACGCGGTGCAGATCGAGGTCGACAAGGACGAGGTGTTCGTCTTCACCGAGGGCATGCCCGGCCAGGGCGGCCTCCCCGTGGGGATGAGCGGACGCGCCCTCGTGCTGATGTCCGGCGGTATCGACTCCCCGGTCGCGGCCTACCGGATGATGCGCCGCGGTCTCAAGGTCGACTTCCTGCACTTCTCCGGTATGCCGTTCACCGGCCCGGAGTCCATCTACAAGGCCTACAGCCTGGTCCGCCAGCTCGACCGCTTCCAGGGCGGCTCCCGGCTGTACGTGGTGCCGTTCGGCAAGGCCCAGCAGCAGATCCGCAACTCCGGGGCGGAGCGGCTGCAGATCGTCGCCCAGCGCCGCCTCATGCTCAAGACCGCCGAGGCCCTCGCCGACCGGCTGCACGCCACGGCGCTGGTCACCGGCGACGCGCTCGGCCAGGTCTCCAGCCAGACCCTGACCAACATCACCGCCCTGGACGACGCCGTGGACCTGCCGATCCTGCGTCCGCTGATCGGCATGGACAAGAGCGAGATCATGGACCAGGCCCGCACGATCGGCACGCTCGCCATCTCCGAGCTGCCCGACGAGGACTGCTGCACCATGCTCACCCCCCGCCAGGTGGAGACCGCGGCCAAGATCGCCGATCTGCGCCAGATCGAGAAGCGGTTGGACGTCGAGGAGGTCGCCGAACACCTGGCGACCAACGTCCAGATGCACCGCCCCAGCTTCCTGGGGGAGGAGAGCGCCGCCGTCTGA
- a CDS encoding 6-phosphofructokinase: MRVGVLTGGGDCPGLNAVIRAVVRKGIKDYGYEFVGFRDGWRGPLEGDTMPLDIDAVRGILPRGGTILGSSRTNLMKIEGGVERVKDNLAGLGVDALVAIGGEDTLGVARQLHEHDVKVVGVPKTIDNDLNATDYTFGFDTAVNIATEAIDRLHTTAESHHRALIVEVMGRHAGWIALHSGMAAGANVILIPERPFDIDEVVAHVESRFKTNYAPIIVVAEGAHPKEGQMELASGERDAFGHVRLGGIGQRLAEEIESRTGKEARSVVLGHVQRGGTPSAFDRVLATRLGVQAITAVNDKDFGKMVALQGTDIVRVDLAAATEVLKTVPVERYEEAEVFFG, translated from the coding sequence ATGCGAGTCGGGGTTCTGACCGGGGGCGGCGACTGCCCGGGCCTGAACGCGGTCATCCGTGCGGTGGTCCGCAAGGGCATCAAGGACTACGGATACGAGTTCGTCGGCTTCCGCGACGGCTGGCGCGGTCCCCTCGAGGGCGACACCATGCCGCTGGACATCGACGCGGTCCGCGGGATCCTGCCCCGAGGCGGCACCATCCTGGGCTCCTCGCGCACCAACCTGATGAAGATCGAGGGCGGTGTCGAGCGGGTCAAGGACAACCTCGCCGGACTCGGCGTCGACGCGCTCGTCGCGATCGGCGGCGAGGACACCCTCGGCGTGGCGCGGCAGCTCCACGAGCACGACGTCAAGGTCGTGGGTGTGCCCAAGACCATCGACAACGACCTGAACGCCACCGACTACACCTTCGGCTTCGACACCGCGGTCAACATCGCCACCGAGGCGATCGACCGGCTGCACACCACCGCCGAGTCGCACCACCGCGCCCTGATCGTCGAGGTCATGGGCCGCCACGCGGGCTGGATCGCCCTGCACTCGGGCATGGCCGCGGGCGCCAACGTCATCCTGATCCCCGAGCGCCCGTTCGACATCGACGAGGTCGTCGCCCACGTCGAGAGCCGCTTCAAGACCAACTACGCGCCGATCATCGTGGTCGCCGAGGGCGCCCACCCGAAGGAAGGCCAGATGGAGCTGGCCAGCGGCGAGCGCGACGCGTTCGGCCACGTGCGTCTGGGCGGCATCGGCCAGCGGCTGGCCGAGGAGATCGAGTCCCGCACTGGCAAGGAGGCCCGCTCGGTGGTCCTGGGCCACGTGCAGCGCGGCGGCACCCCGTCGGCCTTCGACCGCGTGCTGGCCACCCGCCTGGGCGTGCAGGCCATCACCGCGGTCAACGACAAGGACTTCGGCAAGATGGTCGCCCTGCAGGGCACCGACATCGTCCGCGTGGACCTGGCCGCGGCCACCGAGGTCCTCAAGACCGTCCCGGTGGAGCGCTACGAGGAGGCCGAGGTCTTCTTCGGCTAG
- a CDS encoding AMP-dependent synthetase/ligase, with protein sequence MREYTSPAKGDLPPDTRLTNTVFARAAEEPEAVMFRRQENGQWRDVTCARFRDDVVDVAKALIAAGIEHGDRVALMSRTRYEWTVIDYAVWTVGGVTVPIYDSSSEEQVHWILSDSDSKAVFVETAEHAALVKAVAGDLPELGDVWQIEGGGLGELIGSGSGVDDSAVEERRTAVTLDDLATLIYTSGTTGRPKGCELTQRNLTFDVMSVNSGPMHQVFSLPDRSSLLFLPLAHSLARIIQVGCVETKTVMGHFPSTGPELIDALATFKPTFLLAVPRVFEKVYNKAEQKAVSEGKGKIFHAAAETAIAYSKALDSGKVGFGLRAKHALFNRLVYGKILAAVGGEAKYAVSGGSALGDRLGHFFRGIGLTILEGYGLTETSAPATANDPATNRIGTVGRPIPGTSIRIAEDGEVLVKGDNVMRGYWKNPEATKNAFTEDGWYRSGDIGELDDDGFLRITGRKKEIIVTAGGKNVAPAVIEDRIRGHAIVSQCMVVGDNRKFVAALVTIDPEAFEFWKKQHGKTGTVAELVDDPDLRAAVQEAVDDGNRAVSKAESVRKFAILPVDFTEAGGQMTASLKLKRHVIAKQFSAEIDALYAD encoded by the coding sequence GTGCGCGAGTACACCAGTCCCGCGAAGGGTGACCTTCCTCCAGACACGCGGCTCACCAACACCGTCTTCGCCCGCGCTGCCGAGGAACCCGAGGCCGTGATGTTCCGGCGACAGGAGAACGGACAGTGGCGGGACGTCACCTGCGCCCGGTTCCGCGACGACGTCGTCGACGTCGCCAAGGCGTTGATCGCGGCGGGAATCGAGCACGGTGACCGGGTGGCCCTCATGTCGCGGACGCGCTACGAGTGGACCGTCATCGACTACGCCGTCTGGACCGTCGGCGGGGTCACCGTCCCGATCTACGACTCCTCCTCCGAGGAGCAGGTGCACTGGATCCTCAGCGACTCCGACAGCAAGGCCGTCTTCGTCGAGACCGCCGAGCACGCCGCGCTGGTCAAGGCGGTCGCCGGTGACCTTCCCGAACTCGGCGACGTCTGGCAGATCGAGGGGGGCGGCCTCGGTGAACTCATCGGGTCCGGCAGCGGCGTCGACGACTCGGCCGTCGAGGAGCGCCGCACCGCCGTCACCCTCGACGACCTGGCCACCCTGATCTACACCTCCGGGACCACCGGCCGCCCCAAGGGCTGCGAACTCACCCAGCGCAACCTGACGTTCGACGTCATGAGCGTCAACAGCGGCCCCATGCACCAGGTCTTCTCCCTGCCGGACCGCTCCTCCCTGCTGTTCCTGCCTCTGGCACACTCCCTCGCCCGGATCATCCAGGTCGGCTGCGTGGAGACCAAGACGGTGATGGGGCACTTCCCCTCCACCGGTCCGGAACTCATCGACGCCCTCGCCACGTTCAAGCCGACCTTCCTGCTGGCGGTGCCCCGGGTGTTCGAGAAGGTCTACAACAAGGCCGAGCAGAAGGCCGTCTCCGAGGGCAAGGGCAAGATCTTCCACGCCGCCGCCGAGACCGCCATCGCCTACAGCAAGGCACTGGACTCCGGGAAGGTGGGCTTCGGCCTGCGCGCCAAGCACGCCCTGTTCAACAGGCTCGTCTACGGCAAGATCCTGGCCGCGGTGGGCGGCGAGGCCAAGTACGCCGTCTCCGGCGGCTCCGCGCTGGGCGACCGGCTGGGCCACTTCTTCCGCGGCATCGGCCTGACCATCCTCGAAGGCTACGGACTGACCGAGACCTCCGCCCCCGCCACCGCCAACGACCCCGCGACCAACCGGATCGGCACGGTGGGCCGCCCCATCCCGGGCACCTCGATCCGGATCGCCGAGGACGGCGAGGTGCTCGTCAAGGGCGACAACGTGATGCGCGGCTACTGGAAGAACCCCGAGGCCACCAAGAACGCGTTCACCGAGGACGGCTGGTACCGCAGCGGCGACATCGGCGAACTCGACGACGACGGGTTCCTGCGCATCACCGGGCGCAAGAAGGAGATCATCGTCACCGCCGGAGGCAAGAACGTCGCCCCCGCGGTGATCGAGGACCGCATCCGCGGCCACGCGATCGTCAGTCAGTGCATGGTCGTGGGCGACAACCGCAAGTTTGTCGCCGCGCTCGTCACCATCGACCCCGAGGCCTTCGAGTTCTGGAAGAAGCAGCACGGCAAGACCGGAACCGTCGCCGAACTGGTGGACGACCCCGATCTGCGGGCCGCCGTGCAGGAGGCCGTGGACGACGGCAACCGGGCGGTCTCCAAGGCCGAGTCGGTCCGCAAGTTCGCCATCCTGCCCGTGGACTTCACCGAGGCGGGCGGCCAGATGACCGCGTCGCTGAAGCTCAAGCGGCACGTCATCGCCAAGCAGTTCAGCGCCGAGATCGACGCGCTCTACGCGGACTGA
- a CDS encoding alpha/beta hydrolase: MPLLAEAEPFRHAGGRTGVVLCHGFTGSPQSMRPWAERLAAAGLTVDLPLLPGHGTVWRDMNATTGDDWFGAVDEAFSRVRSSCDEVFVMGLSMGGCLALRLAEVHADEVAGVVVVNPSIAVEDRLLHVAHVVKLLLPSVRGVTSDIKKPGAYEVGYDRIPVSAAATLPRLWRTTRRDLPLITAPILAYRSREDHVVGPASLRILTKRAVRSTVTVHELDNSYHVATLDNDAETIFAGSLAFVREHGRSGEGAEHD; encoded by the coding sequence ATGCCGTTGCTTGCGGAGGCCGAACCGTTCCGGCACGCCGGTGGGCGTACCGGCGTCGTCCTGTGCCACGGGTTCACCGGAAGTCCACAGTCGATGCGGCCGTGGGCCGAGCGGCTCGCCGCCGCGGGGCTCACCGTGGACCTGCCGCTGCTTCCGGGACACGGCACGGTGTGGCGCGACATGAACGCCACCACCGGCGACGACTGGTTCGGCGCCGTGGACGAGGCGTTCTCCCGCGTCCGCTCGTCTTGCGACGAGGTCTTCGTGATGGGGCTGTCGATGGGCGGTTGCCTGGCGCTGCGCCTGGCCGAGGTGCACGCGGACGAGGTTGCGGGGGTCGTGGTGGTGAACCCGTCCATCGCGGTGGAGGACCGACTGCTGCACGTGGCCCACGTGGTGAAACTGCTGCTGCCCTCGGTCAGGGGGGTGACCAGTGACATCAAGAAGCCCGGAGCCTACGAGGTGGGCTACGACCGGATCCCGGTCTCCGCCGCGGCCACGCTGCCCCGGCTGTGGCGGACCACCCGGCGCGATCTGCCCCTGATCACCGCCCCGATCCTGGCCTACCGGAGCCGCGAGGACCACGTCGTCGGCCCGGCGAGTCTGCGTATCCTCACAAAGAGGGCGGTTCGTTCCACGGTCACCGTCCACGAACTCGACAACAGCTACCACGTCGCCACCCTGGACAACGACGCGGAGACCATCTTCGCCGGCAGTCTCGCCTTCGTGCGCGAACACGGCAGGAGCGGGGAAGGGGCAGAACATGACTGA
- a CDS encoding lysophospholipid acyltransferase family protein, protein MFYWVLKATLGPVLAVLWQPRAYGVENVPRHGPAIMVGNHLSFSDHFFGPLPLPRKITFLAKAEYFTGKGVKGFLSRLFFTGAGQIPIDRSGGKASEAALRTGLRVLEQGKLLGIYPEGTRSPDGRLYRGRTGVARMALEARVPVIPMAMINADKIMPPGKAVPKLGIRPIVKFGKPMDFSRYYGLEKDPRVLRAITDEIMYALMELSGQEYVDRYAQSVKAELEAAARKERQEGQRSRKEQRRAERETKRLQRARRRAERKREKKSRS, encoded by the coding sequence GTGTTCTACTGGGTGCTCAAGGCGACTCTCGGACCGGTGCTCGCGGTGCTGTGGCAGCCGCGCGCCTACGGGGTGGAGAACGTTCCCCGCCACGGTCCCGCCATCATGGTGGGCAACCACCTGTCGTTCTCGGACCACTTCTTCGGTCCGCTGCCCCTGCCGCGCAAGATCACCTTCCTGGCGAAGGCCGAGTACTTCACCGGCAAGGGCGTCAAGGGCTTCCTCAGCCGCCTGTTCTTCACCGGGGCGGGGCAGATCCCCATCGACCGCTCCGGCGGCAAGGCCAGCGAGGCCGCGCTGCGCACCGGCCTGCGGGTGCTCGAGCAGGGCAAGCTGCTGGGCATCTACCCCGAGGGAACCCGCTCCCCCGACGGCAGGCTCTACCGGGGGCGCACGGGCGTGGCCCGTATGGCGCTGGAGGCCAGGGTCCCGGTGATCCCGATGGCGATGATCAACGCCGACAAGATCATGCCGCCCGGCAAGGCCGTCCCCAAGCTGGGCATCCGCCCCATCGTGAAGTTCGGCAAACCCATGGACTTCTCCCGCTACTACGGGCTGGAGAAGGATCCGCGGGTGCTGCGCGCCATCACCGACGAGATCATGTACGCGCTGATGGAGCTGTCCGGCCAGGAGTACGTGGACCGCTACGCCCAGTCGGTCAAGGCCGAACTCGAGGCCGCCGCCCGGAAGGAGAGGCAGGAGGGGCAGCGGTCCAGGAAGGAGCAGCGCCGCGCCGAACGCGAGACGAAGCGGCTCCAGCGGGCCCGGCGCAGGGCGGAGCGCAAACGGGAGAAGAAGTCGCGGTCGTGA